One Kitasatospora sp. MAP12-44 DNA segment encodes these proteins:
- a CDS encoding aminoglycoside phosphotransferase family protein, translated as MNLSHLGAPIGPMIRVHGGFANRMYRLDTDQGSFAVKELNLVDRRWTYRVEDVFRFERAAFAAGIPMPEPISAGDHTLVHRWIEGEKVPEAPVSAAYAFEIGEILARIHALDVAWTHVPIEEPTSRDWPELAARAAATGQPWAGELASHVETFLAIAHFVDTCERPGPVVLTHRDIQPWNLLAREGRPVVLDWELSGMLDLSGELGSTALSLAKGPGFDGIKPAIFRSVLDGYVAGGGALPPSGPSWFVFMIGGWLGHTRWNILRCLAGVEASTGPDLALSHESVRNGVRGLPDLFGRLPELEALLV; from the coding sequence GTGAACCTTTCCCATCTCGGCGCGCCGATCGGGCCGATGATTCGCGTCCACGGCGGGTTCGCCAACCGGATGTACCGGCTCGACACCGACCAAGGGTCGTTCGCGGTGAAGGAGTTGAACCTCGTCGACCGCCGCTGGACCTATCGTGTCGAGGACGTGTTCAGGTTTGAGCGGGCGGCCTTCGCCGCCGGCATCCCGATGCCGGAGCCGATCTCGGCCGGCGACCACACGCTCGTTCATCGATGGATCGAGGGAGAAAAGGTGCCAGAAGCACCGGTGTCGGCGGCGTACGCGTTTGAGATCGGTGAGATCCTCGCGCGCATCCACGCGCTCGACGTCGCGTGGACCCATGTGCCGATCGAGGAACCGACGTCACGGGACTGGCCCGAGCTCGCCGCGCGGGCGGCGGCAACCGGACAGCCGTGGGCCGGCGAACTCGCCTCTCACGTCGAGACGTTCCTCGCGATCGCCCACTTCGTCGACACCTGCGAACGGCCAGGCCCCGTCGTGCTGACCCATCGGGACATCCAACCGTGGAACCTGCTCGCTCGAGAGGGTCGGCCGGTGGTGCTCGACTGGGAGCTCTCGGGGATGCTCGACCTGTCCGGTGAGCTCGGCTCGACCGCGCTGAGCCTCGCGAAGGGACCGGGCTTCGACGGCATCAAGCCCGCCATCTTCCGCTCGGTCCTCGACGGCTATGTCGCGGGGGGCGGAGCACTGCCGCCGTCAGGTCCAAGCTGGTTCGTGTTCATGATCGGCGGCTGGCTGGGGCACACGAGGTGGAACATCCTCCGGTGCCTCGCCGGTGTCGAGGCGAGCACCGGCCCTGACCTCGCGCTGTCACACGAGTCCGTGCGCAACGGCGTGCGCGGCCTCCCCGACCTGTTCGGCCGACTTCCGGAGCTCGAGGCGCTGCTCGTGTGA